A genomic stretch from Thermoprotei archaeon includes:
- a CDS encoding glycosyltransferase family 1 protein, which yields MKSLRVALFNLYPRSSGIGRYSFSLFEELKKYNISISMIHFEKSSAMKLIVGMNYPKHVEGIYDLYHIANSELGMWSKVNRPCVFTLHDIITYGRDIKREPTLTPLYPKPFSLHPEETYFWNRWMRKSIEAAIVNSEKIICTSHYVEKKLKELIKVPEHKLRVIYYGLNHDLFRPRDKLKARNRLNLPRNRLIILHVGGDGANKNIRTLLKAVKVLQRYTDRFLLIRIGKHRKDTRKLMQKLGIARCVLPIEYVSSSDIALFYNAADLYVHPSIYEGFGFPPLEAIASGCPVLSSNSAALPEILGNAALYFEPYSVDDLVELIIQVLNDATLRERLINMGLSRAKIFSWRRAAEETMKVYESVVSTLI from the coding sequence ATGAAGTCTCTTCGCGTAGCACTCTTTAATCTCTATCCGAGGTCATCTGGTATAGGCAGATATAGTTTTTCCCTTTTTGAGGAACTTAAAAAGTACAACATCAGCATTTCCATGATTCACTTCGAAAAGTCTAGTGCGATGAAACTCATTGTAGGAATGAATTACCCAAAGCATGTAGAGGGCATTTATGATTTGTATCATATAGCTAATTCAGAACTTGGCATGTGGTCAAAAGTTAATCGACCTTGTGTATTTACCCTGCATGACATAATCACTTATGGAAGAGATATTAAACGCGAGCCTACGCTAACTCCACTATACCCTAAACCATTCTCATTACATCCCGAAGAGACATACTTTTGGAATAGGTGGATGAGGAAAAGTATTGAAGCCGCTATAGTTAATTCAGAGAAAATTATTTGCACATCACATTATGTTGAAAAGAAGCTAAAAGAGCTGATCAAAGTTCCTGAACATAAGCTACGCGTTATTTACTATGGATTAAATCATGATCTGTTCAGACCGAGGGATAAACTTAAGGCTAGAAATAGGTTAAACCTTCCAAGGAATAGACTCATCATTCTTCATGTGGGCGGTGATGGAGCCAACAAGAATATTCGAACCCTGCTAAAAGCTGTAAAAGTATTACAACGCTATACAGACAGATTTCTCCTTATAAGGATAGGTAAACATAGAAAGGATACTAGGAAATTAATGCAAAAGTTGGGTATAGCAAGATGCGTTTTACCAATTGAGTATGTTTCCAGCAGTGATATAGCTCTCTTCTATAACGCTGCAGACCTATATGTACACCCTTCCATTTATGAGGGCTTCGGTTTTCCTCCTCTAGAGGCAATAGCATCGGGTTGTCCTGTATTATCTTCCAACTCGGCAGCTCTCCCTGAGATCCTTGGAAATGCTGCTCTGTACTTTGAACCTTATTCGGTGGACGATTTAGTGGAACTAATAATACAAGTTCTTAATGATGCCACTTTGAGGGAAAGACTTATTAACATGGGCCTTTCTAGGGCAAAGATCTTTTCATGGAGGAGAGCGGCTGAAGAGACCATGAAAGTCTACGAATCAGTAGTTAGCACTTTGATATGA
- a CDS encoding carbohydrate binding domain-containing protein, producing MKKINIEKLHLIFLLSSLTIIFGLAYRNIFFTRSMLSIGDLMPFFITDKDLLISLLSSWTPYGLGGYSADVPGIFILQIITRLLAFNNIVVAQQLYYLSLMPISSVTMYLFLNYFMKSNVGKFAISIAYGVNSITIPQFLEGGAPLLGVHATFPLLLLFLLKALNENCGRKRIRNILLASIFLGWLNPQAVFYSMPFIFALYLAEVIYRGSRKYATKSFLLVTCLIAINFLLLLPAYILPISQTLQYPTFTTKTFGSYAIKGNFTKYVQQIIDFFSSHPYSTNNFIRATYALGILASFTLLIRDRRRATYFLCFLLAGISIMLFWRLNMSQWAVGFYRVFPFMILFKDLVKIHYMLIWDFLILVAIAVDEVHKRISSSELLSKKRLGSRALHVISHVANLSILSVIILSPFLTLFTYDVNPPLRDPSNNLATFLNGVSFSGMEVPKVLQDANRWLSGHRASEDFFRTLWLPQHPKFISDLRVYDPHTFSTTPELTRLVLEPLVYRWTEQIGASLAQFNIKYVIVNLEMEGLKEWGEGDPKLRGWGFNYYVVGSPKKIVEILNTQKDLKLIANETNFLVYENLEFSPHVSVYDEVLLVAPLSYINATKSPIIYNYTGNLILNPSFEEGVNNWGLPLEEKIVIDNSTSISGNSSLRIERVKRGWVAVSQVVNVKGGTSYYVSGWMKIQNVRGAHLKVVFYDDGLRSLGGNIIQTGIDGTRDWWRTSGVCISPQNATKAVIYLMGGWSYDNTNPGVTWFDDISFMEAYYPLLSPIQNWWYVGDPTTRGPMLANGPSLFLYVPGFDKSRQLLIFGDLMPSEGVFEEYLKISNLLFLGDPLISNKTRSWVASAQSYLLIYEGEATLVPRSGYWKHMSGESLSYGYAALVLREGEATKRFPILKNGYYTIYVRAKINGGATIKVDGKMLAVMQGGETENFRWHEVSPFYLESGYHDLSISFTGESMAIDQILISSVNGKNVGVEGIPSSKRPNIYSVKVSETEYQVSVDSEKPVFITLGESYHPSWEAYTNSKKLEHLPTYALGWANGFYLDKGGKNEIKIIFTEQKIRNITILIWVISWLSLLATIVCTSNKVLTVLKHANIIKMSDHEKI from the coding sequence TTGAAAAAGATAAATATTGAAAAGCTTCACCTGATTTTCTTGCTCTCTTCATTAACCATAATCTTCGGTTTAGCTTACAGGAACATTTTCTTTACTCGATCCATGCTCTCCATAGGTGATCTTATGCCTTTTTTCATTACTGATAAAGACCTTCTAATCTCGTTGCTTTCATCTTGGACTCCTTATGGCCTGGGAGGTTATTCCGCTGATGTTCCAGGTATATTCATTCTGCAAATAATTACAAGGTTACTGGCATTCAATAATATAGTAGTGGCTCAACAACTTTATTACCTTTCTCTCATGCCAATATCCTCAGTAACCATGTACTTGTTTCTTAACTATTTTATGAAGTCTAACGTTGGGAAGTTTGCCATCTCTATAGCATATGGTGTGAACTCAATAACCATTCCGCAATTTTTGGAAGGCGGAGCTCCCTTACTAGGAGTCCATGCTACTTTTCCTCTTCTCCTTCTGTTCCTCCTTAAGGCGTTAAATGAGAATTGCGGTAGGAAAAGAATACGCAATATACTTTTAGCATCAATATTCCTTGGATGGCTAAATCCCCAAGCAGTATTTTACTCGATGCCGTTCATATTCGCTCTATACTTAGCTGAAGTTATTTACAGAGGTAGCCGAAAGTATGCCACCAAATCTTTCTTATTGGTTACATGTTTGATTGCAATAAACTTCCTTCTTCTTCTACCAGCATATATTCTTCCAATCTCTCAAACCTTGCAATATCCAACTTTTACAACCAAAACTTTCGGTAGCTATGCTATTAAGGGGAATTTTACAAAATACGTTCAACAAATAATAGATTTCTTTTCAAGCCACCCATACTCAACAAACAACTTCATAAGGGCTACATATGCCCTAGGAATTTTAGCCTCTTTCACATTATTAATTAGGGACAGAAGAAGGGCAACATACTTCTTATGCTTTCTACTGGCTGGCATTTCAATAATGCTTTTCTGGAGACTTAATATGAGCCAATGGGCCGTAGGCTTCTACCGGGTCTTCCCATTTATGATCCTCTTTAAGGACTTAGTAAAAATACACTACATGTTAATATGGGATTTCCTAATACTGGTTGCCATAGCGGTAGATGAAGTACACAAGAGGATATCCTCCAGCGAATTGCTAAGCAAAAAGCGCCTAGGGAGTAGGGCATTACACGTCATTAGTCATGTAGCTAACTTATCAATTTTGAGCGTAATAATCCTATCACCATTCCTTACGCTCTTTACCTACGATGTAAATCCTCCCTTAAGAGATCCAAGCAATAATTTGGCCACCTTTCTTAATGGAGTGAGCTTCTCAGGTATGGAAGTACCTAAAGTTCTTCAGGATGCAAATCGATGGTTATCAGGCCATAGAGCAAGTGAAGATTTTTTCAGAACCCTTTGGCTACCTCAACATCCAAAATTTATCAGCGACCTCAGAGTTTATGATCCGCATACATTCTCCACAACCCCAGAGCTGACGAGGTTGGTGCTTGAGCCTCTGGTCTATAGATGGACAGAACAAATAGGGGCTAGTCTAGCTCAGTTCAACATCAAATATGTAATTGTTAATTTAGAGATGGAAGGATTGAAGGAATGGGGGGAAGGGGATCCAAAGCTTAGAGGATGGGGTTTTAATTATTACGTGGTTGGAAGTCCAAAGAAGATCGTCGAAATTCTTAACACGCAAAAGGATCTTAAGCTTATAGCCAACGAGACTAACTTCTTAGTTTATGAAAATTTAGAGTTTAGTCCACATGTATCCGTATACGATGAAGTCTTACTAGTTGCGCCACTTTCATATATTAATGCCACTAAAAGCCCTATTATATATAACTATACAGGCAACCTCATTTTAAATCCGAGTTTTGAGGAGGGGGTGAACAACTGGGGTTTACCGCTTGAGGAAAAGATAGTTATCGACAATTCCACCAGCATTTCAGGTAACTCTTCCTTAAGGATTGAGAGGGTTAAGAGGGGTTGGGTGGCCGTGAGCCAGGTCGTGAATGTAAAGGGAGGTACTTCATATTATGTATCTGGCTGGATGAAAATTCAAAACGTGAGAGGGGCACATCTTAAAGTAGTCTTCTATGATGATGGACTCAGAAGTTTAGGCGGGAATATAATACAAACCGGAATCGATGGAACGAGAGATTGGTGGCGTACCTCAGGAGTTTGTATCAGCCCTCAAAATGCTACGAAAGCCGTTATATATCTCATGGGTGGATGGAGCTATGACAACACTAACCCTGGCGTGACATGGTTTGATGACATTTCCTTCATGGAGGCCTATTATCCCTTGCTCAGCCCTATTCAAAACTGGTGGTACGTTGGCGACCCAACCACGCGTGGGCCAATGCTAGCGAATGGCCCAAGCCTATTCCTCTACGTCCCTGGATTTGATAAGAGCCGACAACTTCTAATATTTGGAGATCTTATGCCATCCGAGGGAGTATTTGAGGAGTATTTGAAAATTTCAAACCTCCTATTCTTGGGAGATCCCTTGATATCCAATAAAACTAGAAGTTGGGTTGCATCAGCACAATCCTACCTCCTTATCTATGAGGGAGAAGCTACACTCGTTCCGAGAAGTGGATATTGGAAGCACATGAGTGGAGAATCGTTAAGTTATGGATATGCGGCGTTAGTTCTTAGGGAGGGGGAGGCCACAAAGCGTTTCCCCATCCTGAAAAACGGATATTATACAATTTATGTACGGGCCAAGATAAATGGAGGGGCTACAATTAAGGTTGATGGCAAAATGTTAGCTGTTATGCAAGGTGGAGAAACGGAAAACTTCAGATGGCATGAAGTCTCTCCTTTCTACCTGGAAAGTGGCTATCACGATTTATCCATAAGCTTTACAGGAGAATCTATGGCTATAGACCAGATCTTAATATCCTCGGTTAATGGTAAAAACGTGGGTGTTGAAGGGATTCCTTCTTCCAAGCGACCTAACATCTACTCAGTTAAGGTTAGTGAAACCGAGTACCAAGTATCCGTAGACTCAGAGAAACCCGTCTTCATCACATTAGGCGAATCTTACCATCCAAGTTGGGAGGCATATACCAATAGCAAAAAACTTGAACATCTACCCACATACGCACTCGGATGGGCTAACGGCTTTTACCTTGATAAAGGCGGAAAGAATGAAATAAAAATAATTTTCACTGAACAGAAAATAAGGAATATAACAATACTTATATGGGTCATATCCTGGCTCTCCCTTCTAGCTACGATAGTTTGCACATCCAATAAAGTTCTAACAGTCTTGAAACATGCAAACATCATTAAAATGTCTGATCATGAAAAAATCTAA
- a CDS encoding class I SAM-dependent methyltransferase — MNIPMFEDKGHEATGFQFDLSPHGVHMKILKYIDRNKRVLEVGCASGHFSKKLKEKGCFVVGIEIDPVAAKLARKIADDVIIGDVEEISLLPYPEGSFDIIIFADVLEHLRRPDKVIKEFKRWLSPPGYVIASIPNAVRIEFRLKYLMGKFEYGRGLGQHPVTHLRFFTLETSRRLFEEAGYKIIKIEPTGLGSRLKILYNLFSWSFIIIAKPA, encoded by the coding sequence ATGAACATTCCTATGTTTGAAGATAAAGGACACGAGGCTACAGGATTTCAATTCGACCTATCTCCTCATGGGGTTCATATGAAAATCTTAAAGTATATTGATAGAAACAAGAGGGTTCTAGAGGTAGGGTGTGCAAGTGGACACTTTTCCAAGAAGCTCAAGGAAAAAGGATGTTTTGTCGTTGGCATAGAGATAGACCCTGTTGCTGCTAAGTTAGCTAGAAAAATAGCAGATGATGTCATTATTGGGGATGTGGAAGAAATATCACTATTACCTTATCCAGAAGGATCATTTGACATCATAATATTTGCCGATGTGTTAGAGCATTTAAGAAGACCAGATAAAGTTATAAAAGAATTCAAAAGGTGGTTAAGCCCTCCTGGTTATGTTATCGCAAGTATTCCAAACGCGGTACGCATTGAGTTCAGGCTAAAATACTTAATGGGCAAATTTGAATATGGAAGAGGTTTGGGTCAACATCCAGTCACTCACCTCCGTTTTTTTACCTTAGAAACAAGTAGACGGCTATTCGAAGAAGCAGGTTACAAGATCATCAAAATTGAACCCACCGGTCTCGGCTCCAGATTGAAAATTCTCTACAACCTTTTTTCATGGAGTTTCATCATAATAGCTAAACCTGCTTGA
- a CDS encoding retropepsin-like aspartic protease, with the protein MKPEQANADVKLRYGDKSIELKAIVDTGASKSVISKKLADELGAFIPIKEPYELRTADESGRLKIIGRCMVDVVFQGVKVPGGAVFEVAENLRKDMELIIGMSEIDSWGIIFTPEGPKPRKTPIEFGII; encoded by the coding sequence ATGAAGCCCGAGCAAGCTAATGCGGATGTTAAGCTAAGGTACGGGGATAAGTCCATTGAGCTTAAGGCCATTGTAGATACTGGTGCCAGCAAAAGCGTTATCTCTAAAAAGCTTGCGGATGAGCTCGGCGCATTCATACCCATAAAGGAGCCTTACGAGCTCAGAACAGCAGACGAAAGTGGAAGATTAAAGATCATAGGAAGGTGTATGGTGGACGTTGTATTTCAAGGAGTTAAAGTGCCCGGCGGAGCCGTATTTGAAGTCGCTGAAAACCTTAGAAAAGACATGGAGCTCATCATAGGCATGTCGGAAATAGATTCATGGGGCATAATATTTACACCGGAAGGGCCGAAGCCTAGAAAGACACCCATAGAGTTCGGAATAATATAG
- a CDS encoding class I SAM-dependent methyltransferase, translating into MDKGTLIKLYNLQASNYDKSRFGIITGNYIDFLEKWYIIVHIRGTKVLDVGCGTGRFIPILNKLGINYYGIDLAENMVKVAKRRGSRFCNLLIMDGEKMGFLPNTFDSVFLVRTFKFFSEPLNFLGEVHRILKPKGRLICIYENRDAFWRKNKKFISASGGRYYTKREMELMFRSSNFNVILSKKAFLTPYVFPKFIPPHLVYLFLKLSQSMPISKPLYTDNIIIGEKV; encoded by the coding sequence ATGGATAAAGGCACACTTATCAAGTTATACAATTTACAAGCCAGCAATTACGATAAGTCTAGGTTTGGAATCATTACAGGTAACTATATTGATTTTCTTGAAAAGTGGTACATTATCGTGCATATTAGAGGCACTAAAGTTCTTGATGTAGGATGTGGAACTGGAAGGTTTATTCCCATACTCAATAAACTGGGTATCAATTATTATGGTATAGATCTCGCCGAAAATATGGTGAAAGTAGCAAAAAGGAGAGGGTCCCGCTTTTGTAATCTTTTAATTATGGATGGGGAGAAGATGGGATTCTTGCCGAATACTTTTGACAGCGTTTTTCTCGTTCGAACCTTTAAGTTTTTTTCAGAGCCTCTTAATTTTCTGGGGGAAGTCCATAGAATTTTAAAACCGAAAGGTAGGTTGATATGCATATACGAAAACAGAGATGCTTTTTGGAGGAAAAATAAGAAGTTTATTTCCGCTTCTGGTGGGAGGTACTATACGAAAAGAGAAATGGAGTTAATGTTTAGATCAAGCAACTTTAATGTCATTTTATCCAAGAAAGCTTTCCTCACGCCCTATGTCTTTCCAAAATTCATTCCGCCTCATTTGGTTTATTTGTTCTTGAAACTTAGTCAATCAATGCCGATAAGTAAACCGTTATATACTGACAACATCATTATTGGAGAAAAAGTTTGA
- a CDS encoding glycosyltransferase family 2 protein, producing the protein MLTSDKISERFPLVSIVIINHNGIEHIQKCLESVFSTSYPNFEVILIDNASTDGSLALVKKLFGQHSLLSIIHNQRNLGLAEGRNIGVRHAKGKYVAFLDHDTKVTPEWLSELVKVMESNVGIGVAQCKFLLMDDPTCFDSAGHYIDLFGIGTIIGYLERDRGQYDHVYEIFGAQGGAFAIKRKLFNEIGGTDSDFFYLFEETDLCWRVWLAGYTVVFAPRAIVYHKGGGTARKIGNERIVYLFVRNRITSILKNYELMSLLKYLPIHLILMLGFSLVKIRKRRLKEAKAIVKAITWNLFNLRKIWQKRRRVQRMRKISDRFLIKRGIIRKPNICEIWKRAQG; encoded by the coding sequence ATGTTAACATCTGATAAGATAAGTGAGAGGTTTCCTCTAGTCTCTATAGTGATCATAAATCATAACGGAATAGAGCATATACAAAAATGCCTAGAATCTGTCTTTAGTACAAGTTACCCCAATTTTGAAGTCATCCTCATCGATAATGCATCCACTGATGGTAGTTTAGCTTTAGTGAAGAAGTTATTCGGCCAACATTCACTATTGAGCATCATTCACAATCAAAGGAATTTAGGCCTTGCTGAAGGACGCAATATTGGGGTAAGACATGCCAAAGGAAAGTACGTTGCCTTCTTAGATCACGATACCAAAGTTACTCCAGAGTGGCTAAGTGAACTGGTAAAGGTTATGGAATCGAATGTGGGCATAGGAGTAGCTCAATGCAAGTTCCTGCTTATGGATGACCCGACCTGCTTTGACTCCGCTGGCCACTACATAGATCTCTTCGGCATAGGCACTATCATCGGATACTTAGAGCGTGATAGAGGGCAGTACGACCACGTTTATGAGATTTTTGGGGCTCAAGGAGGGGCATTCGCCATCAAACGCAAATTATTTAACGAAATAGGCGGAACCGACTCGGACTTCTTTTACCTTTTCGAGGAAACCGACCTATGCTGGAGAGTCTGGCTAGCTGGATACACGGTAGTATTTGCACCAAGAGCCATCGTATATCATAAGGGAGGGGGAACCGCCCGAAAAATAGGTAACGAAAGGATAGTCTATCTCTTTGTGAGGAATCGGATCACATCTATCTTAAAGAACTATGAACTAATGAGCCTGCTGAAATATCTGCCGATCCACCTCATACTTATGCTTGGATTCTCCCTAGTCAAAATTAGAAAACGTCGCCTCAAAGAAGCTAAAGCTATCGTGAAGGCGATTACGTGGAATCTTTTCAATTTACGGAAAATATGGCAGAAACGGAGGAGAGTACAAAGGATGAGAAAAATTTCAGATAGATTCCTAATAAAGCGAGGGATCATCAGGAAGCCAAACATTTGTGAAATATGGAAACGTGCCCAAGGTTAA
- a CDS encoding glycosyltransferase family 4 protein yields the protein MFIGHIVEEFFYGYGGLPSKQISDFSEVLMKKGFKFVIFTNKFHAKEGHNPPFLVKEFKWKFPLLLNPKLIKEINSLELDILHVHMGSPKALPFLRRFAIKYKRPFILSIYKRLLFSELLHDAKVRGNIISFIENPLYPNFLTKYFIGIPNLAQVIVPSYRMKRYFQRIIPKVIVKRIPPGVNLEEWRPVINPEFKESLGLSSRILLYLGHGTTPRVRGLDTLGQAFILLKERFSELKLLFLLFPGFYGKDRLFVEKLRLRLGKYIKYIEGIVAHPENFVNISDIVVFPFKSSVGIPEYPLSMLEAMASGKVVITTNVGALPEIVKHNINGLVVEPNNPKNLANEIDKVLRDELFARKLGEEARRFVQRNFDLNELSKLMAKVYESVR from the coding sequence ATGTTTATCGGTCATATCGTAGAAGAATTCTTTTACGGATATGGAGGTCTGCCATCTAAACAGATTAGCGATTTTTCCGAAGTGCTTATGAAAAAGGGCTTTAAGTTTGTAATATTCACAAACAAGTTCCACGCAAAGGAAGGCCACAATCCCCCATTTTTAGTTAAGGAGTTTAAGTGGAAGTTTCCTCTTTTACTTAATCCAAAGCTAATTAAGGAGATAAACTCGCTGGAATTAGACATTTTACACGTGCACATGGGAAGCCCCAAAGCTCTACCTTTCTTAAGACGTTTTGCCATAAAGTATAAACGACCCTTCATCTTGAGCATATACAAAAGACTACTATTTTCAGAACTTTTGCATGACGCCAAAGTAAGAGGGAATATTATATCTTTCATAGAAAATCCTCTCTATCCTAACTTTTTAACCAAATATTTCATCGGCATCCCCAATCTGGCTCAAGTAATTGTACCGAGTTATCGCATGAAAAGATACTTTCAACGGATTATTCCTAAAGTGATCGTAAAGAGAATACCCCCTGGCGTGAACCTAGAAGAATGGAGACCAGTTATTAACCCTGAATTTAAAGAAAGTCTTGGTCTAAGCAGTAGAATACTATTGTATCTTGGCCATGGAACAACGCCGCGAGTAAGAGGTTTAGATACGTTAGGCCAAGCTTTCATCTTACTTAAAGAGAGGTTTTCAGAACTTAAACTCCTATTTTTACTTTTTCCAGGGTTTTACGGGAAAGATCGATTGTTTGTTGAAAAATTAAGACTGAGGCTGGGTAAGTACATCAAATACATAGAAGGAATTGTTGCTCATCCCGAGAACTTTGTTAATATAAGTGATATTGTGGTTTTCCCATTTAAAAGTTCCGTAGGTATACCTGAATATCCTTTATCAATGCTTGAGGCAATGGCATCAGGAAAAGTTGTAATCACAACTAACGTCGGCGCTTTACCAGAGATTGTTAAGCATAATATAAATGGGTTGGTTGTAGAGCCAAACAATCCTAAGAATCTAGCTAATGAAATCGATAAGGTACTGCGAGATGAACTTTTTGCAAGAAAATTAGGAGAAGAAGCGAGAAGATTTGTTCAAAGGAATTTTGATCTGAATGAATTGAGTAAGCTAATGGCAAAAGTATATGAAAGCGTGCGCTAA
- a CDS encoding class I SAM-dependent methyltransferase, whose product MDKCSNTLLDVGCGEGGVIVSLKKIEKNSTFMSNCYKIGLDLFRPALNIAKHWGIYDSYILADARHLPLKNESIDIVLAFDLIEHLNKNEGEDLIKSLEEIACKQVIIFTPVGFLPQYTSKDNPHQIHKSGWLPKEFKIRGYRVYGIRGFAFITQVAHFTWMKSILGVIVLLLGLLTQPIVYLIPRLAFQMICIKNLREHK is encoded by the coding sequence TTGGACAAGTGTTCAAACACATTGTTAGATGTAGGTTGTGGAGAGGGAGGCGTAATTGTATCTCTCAAAAAAATTGAGAAGAACTCTACCTTTATGTCAAATTGTTATAAGATTGGCCTTGATCTCTTCAGACCCGCCTTGAACATTGCAAAGCATTGGGGGATATACGATAGTTATATTCTTGCCGATGCCCGACACCTTCCGCTCAAAAACGAATCCATAGACATTGTGTTAGCCTTTGACTTAATAGAACACCTAAATAAAAACGAAGGAGAAGATCTAATCAAATCGCTTGAGGAAATTGCATGTAAACAAGTGATAATATTTACACCTGTTGGCTTCTTACCTCAATATACATCCAAGGACAATCCTCACCAAATACATAAGTCAGGCTGGCTTCCCAAAGAGTTTAAAATAAGAGGTTACCGTGTTTACGGTATTCGAGGCTTTGCATTTATTACCCAAGTAGCCCATTTCACTTGGATGAAAAGCATTTTAGGCGTGATAGTCCTACTACTAGGCCTCCTTACACAACCTATCGTTTACCTAATTCCAAGATTAGCATTTCAAATGATATGTATCAAAAATCTTAGAGAACATAAGTAG